Proteins encoded together in one Sphingomonas radiodurans window:
- a CDS encoding glycerophosphoryl diester phosphodiesterase membrane domain-containing protein — MATKGQAGESLAIGAVLGRAFGVMRGNPLTVFGIAFLLGALPQGILGYAVRAEATSPDPAAQAGLVGLYMGYGLVVLLCSALAQSALVRASSAYLEGRSASIGESLSVGLAKVLPVIGVSILLSLGLMVGFLLLFVPAIILALMWIVAIPALVEENTGVIGAFGRSRYLTKGSRWQIFALMIVLLVIIWLVALLAFIPGAILGLGVVAAAVSPAATVLSLVTTTVTTALSSTLITTLYFALRERQDGPQAAQLADVFA, encoded by the coding sequence ATGGCAACGAAGGGGCAGGCCGGCGAGTCGCTCGCAATCGGAGCGGTGCTGGGACGGGCGTTCGGGGTGATGCGCGGTAATCCGCTCACCGTGTTCGGCATTGCCTTCCTGCTGGGTGCCTTGCCGCAGGGGATCCTCGGGTATGCTGTCCGCGCCGAGGCGACGTCGCCTGATCCGGCCGCGCAGGCGGGGCTGGTTGGTCTCTACATGGGATATGGCCTCGTCGTGCTTTTGTGCAGTGCGCTGGCGCAGAGCGCTTTGGTGCGCGCAAGCAGCGCGTATCTCGAGGGGCGATCAGCCTCGATCGGCGAATCGCTGTCGGTCGGCCTTGCCAAGGTGCTGCCGGTGATTGGTGTCTCGATCTTGTTGTCGCTGGGGCTGATGGTCGGATTTTTGCTGCTCTTTGTCCCTGCGATCATCCTCGCGCTGATGTGGATCGTGGCCATCCCCGCGCTGGTGGAGGAGAATACCGGCGTGATCGGCGCATTCGGACGAAGCCGTTATCTCACCAAGGGATCGCGGTGGCAGATCTTCGCGCTGATGATCGTGCTGCTGGTGATCATCTGGCTCGTTGCGCTGCTGGCGTTCATTCCGGGCGCGATCCTGGGTTTGGGTGTGGTTGCGGCGGCGGTTTCACCGGCGGCCACGGTGCTCTCGCTTGTCACCACGACCGTGACCACGGCGCTGTCGTCCACGCTGATCACCACCCTCTATTTCGCGCTGCGCGAGCGGCAGGATGGGCCGCAGGCGGCGCAGCTTGCGGACGTGTTCGCCTGA
- the cuyA gene encoding D-cysteate sulfo-lyase, producing the protein MNLARFARRRYTPGATAIEPMPHLSKALGGADLFIKRDDLLGLTGGGNKTRKLEFLVADALAQGADTLITVGAVQSNHCRLTLSAAVREGLKCRLVLEQRVAGSYSPEASGNNFLFDLLGVEAVTVVDAGTDLHAAMEKVAADLAADGRKGYIIPGGGSNALGALGYVACAEEILTQSFEMGIAFDRIVVASGSAGTHSGIVAGLIGNSAGIPVTGINVRRPRAEQEGNVHKLAVAVAALAGVEAEISPDAIVCRDEWVGPGYSLPTPEMIDAVRMFASHEGVLLDPVYTGKAAAGLIALVQSGEIARDERVLFLHTGGSPALYAYQPILSGAVAH; encoded by the coding sequence ATGAATCTCGCGCGTTTCGCGCGCCGGCGCTACACGCCCGGCGCCACGGCGATCGAACCCATGCCGCATCTGTCGAAAGCGCTGGGCGGCGCCGATTTGTTCATCAAGCGCGACGATCTGCTCGGCCTGACGGGCGGCGGCAACAAGACGCGCAAGCTCGAATTTCTCGTTGCCGATGCGCTGGCGCAAGGCGCCGACACGCTGATTACGGTCGGCGCGGTGCAGAGCAACCATTGCCGGCTGACGCTGTCGGCGGCGGTGCGCGAAGGGCTCAAGTGTCGGCTGGTGCTCGAGCAGCGCGTCGCCGGAAGCTATAGCCCGGAGGCGTCGGGCAACAATTTCCTGTTCGACCTGCTCGGCGTCGAGGCGGTGACGGTGGTCGATGCCGGAACCGATCTCCACGCCGCGATGGAGAAGGTGGCAGCCGATCTCGCGGCCGACGGCCGCAAGGGTTATATCATTCCCGGTGGTGGATCGAACGCGCTGGGCGCACTGGGCTATGTCGCCTGCGCCGAGGAGATCCTGACGCAATCGTTCGAGATGGGGATCGCCTTCGATCGCATCGTCGTGGCGAGCGGCAGCGCGGGCACGCATTCGGGGATCGTTGCCGGGCTGATCGGCAACAGTGCCGGCATTCCGGTGACGGGCATCAACGTGCGCCGGCCGCGCGCCGAGCAGGAAGGCAATGTCCACAAGCTGGCGGTCGCGGTGGCGGCGCTTGCCGGTGTCGAGGCCGAGATCTCGCCCGACGCGATCGTGTGCCGCGACGAATGGGTCGGGCCGGGCTATTCGCTGCCGACACCCGAGATGATCGACGCGGTGCGGATGTTCGCCAGCCACGAAGGCGTGCTGCTCGACCCGGTTTATACCGGCAAGGCGGCGGCCGGGCTGATCGCGCTCGTCCAGTCGGGTGAGATCGCCAGGGACGAACGCGTGCTGTTCCTCCACACGGGTGGCTCGCCGGCGTTGTATGCGTATCAGCCGATCCTGTCGGGCGCTGTGGCGCATTGA
- a CDS encoding amidohydrolase codes for MTRTAIAIASAAGLVLASGAHAGPLDPAAREQVLAGVDANQVEANGKAIWGFAETGYQEQKSSALLAKTLKDAGFEVMMGVAGEPTAFIARFRSGAGPVVAVTAEYDALPGLAQQVAPTKTPIAGQAHGHGCGHNLLGSASVGAAIAVKRWMQAGKVPGEVRVYGTPAEEGGSGKVYMVRDGLFKDVDAAVHWHPSGVNSAAQSISMANTNGKFRFRGISSHAAGNPEAGRSALDAVEIMNVATNYLREHIPDRTRIHYVITSGGGAPNVVPDYAEVFYYVRSTDPQVVRSVMERVKKAGEGAAIATETKMEFEQIGGVYSMLPNDTLGKLMDRNLRSLGGIEWTPDEKAFATKMRESVPNARSTIASVGEVQPYAVRTDADAAGGSTDMSDVSWVVPTVGLGTATFVPGMPGHSWQNVAAAGASIGAKGSVLAARTLALTIAEMLSSPDVLATAKTEFTGRRGPNFNYVAMVGNRPPALDYRNNDRVE; via the coding sequence ATGACCCGGACGGCAATCGCAATCGCAAGCGCTGCAGGCTTAGTGTTGGCCTCCGGTGCGCACGCTGGGCCACTCGATCCGGCTGCGCGTGAGCAGGTGCTCGCCGGGGTAGACGCCAACCAGGTCGAGGCGAACGGCAAGGCAATCTGGGGCTTTGCCGAAACGGGCTATCAGGAACAGAAGAGTTCGGCGCTACTCGCCAAAACGCTGAAGGATGCCGGGTTCGAAGTGATGATGGGCGTCGCGGGCGAGCCGACCGCATTCATCGCCCGCTTCCGCAGCGGTGCGGGGCCAGTGGTCGCGGTTACCGCGGAATATGACGCGCTGCCGGGGTTGGCACAGCAGGTCGCGCCGACCAAGACCCCGATCGCAGGCCAGGCGCACGGCCATGGCTGCGGCCATAATCTGCTCGGCTCCGCCTCGGTAGGGGCGGCGATCGCGGTGAAGCGCTGGATGCAGGCGGGCAAGGTGCCGGGCGAGGTGCGCGTTTACGGTACGCCAGCCGAAGAGGGTGGCTCGGGCAAGGTCTACATGGTCCGGGACGGGCTGTTCAAGGATGTCGATGCGGCGGTGCACTGGCATCCCAGCGGTGTGAACTCAGCCGCGCAATCAATTTCGATGGCCAACACCAACGGCAAGTTCCGCTTCCGCGGTATATCTTCGCATGCTGCCGGCAACCCAGAAGCAGGCCGATCCGCTCTCGACGCGGTCGAGATCATGAACGTCGCGACCAATTATCTGCGCGAACATATCCCCGATCGCACGCGCATCCACTACGTCATCACCAGCGGCGGCGGCGCGCCCAATGTGGTGCCCGATTATGCCGAGGTCTTCTATTACGTCCGCTCGACCGATCCGCAGGTCGTCCGCTCGGTGATGGAACGGGTGAAAAAGGCGGGCGAGGGCGCGGCGATCGCGACCGAGACCAAGATGGAGTTCGAGCAGATCGGCGGCGTCTATTCGATGCTGCCCAACGACACGCTCGGCAAGCTGATGGACCGCAATCTGCGCTCGCTCGGCGGGATCGAATGGACGCCCGACGAGAAAGCGTTCGCAACCAAGATGCGCGAGAGCGTGCCCAATGCGCGCAGCACGATCGCGTCGGTCGGCGAGGTGCAACCTTATGCGGTGCGCACCGACGCCGACGCGGCCGGGGGATCGACTGACATGTCCGACGTATCGTGGGTCGTTCCCACCGTCGGGCTGGGCACCGCGACCTTCGTGCCGGGCATGCCGGGACATAGCTGGCAGAATGTCGCTGCGGCGGGCGCGAGCATCGGTGCCAAGGGATCGGTGCTCGCCGCGCGCACGCTGGCACTGACGATCGCCGAGATGCTGTCGAGCCCCGACGTGCTGGCGACGGCCAAGACCGAGTTCACGGGGCGCCGTGGCCCCAATTTCAATTATGTCGCAATGGTCGGCAATCGGCCGCCTGCGCTCGATTATCGGAACAATGACCGGGTCGAGTGA
- a CDS encoding efflux RND transporter permease subunit: MMLSDLSVRRPVVAAVGAILIVIVGIVAFLNLSVREFPEIDPPVVSVSTTYVGAAATVVESRVTQPLEERLAGVEGIETLSSRSTDGRSDITIEFRPTRDIDAAANDVRDRVSGALADLPDEALPPEVRKVDADAQPIMYIVVQAPSWDKIALSDYVERALVDRFSTIDGVAQVQFTGQARPSMRVWLDLGRLAAFRLTPRDVEDALRRQNVELPAGRIESSAQNVSLRVDRAFASPETFGGLVIGRGVDGYLVRLGDIAKVERGAENPYSAFRFQQQTALGLGIVRQSGANTLEVANNVKAVIAAARKDLPPGVSLTMGSDNSLFIDRAIKEVWRTLVEAVILVVIVIFLFLGSWRATIIPAITVPICLLGTFAVLWAFGYSINLLTLLALVLAIGLVVDDAIVVLENIHHRIMAGETPLVAAFRGTREVGFAVVATTAVVCAVFVPVMFITGQTGLLFRELAVAMIASISLSGVLALTLVPMLSSKLLKQEESGKFTQRIERGFGRLEHGYGRALGRALTHPLPVLAGVTTFLAGCAFLFVGLAGELVPPEDTGVIEVRVNAPEGTSFAELDRYAIQVEAKVAELAAKEAPIRGFNSRLPVTNGLSEDFNASSMTVFLKPWEERSQESQDVARKITAKLQDVPGVRGNANVRSSLGRGRGQPVAFVIAGATYADLARARDRILAASRDNPGLVNLDADYVESKPQLLIDVDANRAGDLGVSVDDVSQALQTAMGSRRVSTYVDRGEEYRVMVQAGAADRNDESRLASVYVRARSGDLVPLSNLVNVREAAAARELGRFNKMRAITLQGGLAPGYSLGEALAFLEDLARRSPEVQAIGYRGESQSLKQTGNAIWLVFGITVVIIYLLLAAQFESFVHPAVIIATVPLAAGGGVIGLWLAGMTLNLFSQIGIVMLVGLAAKNGILIVEYANQLRDDGQTLDAAIREASTRRLRPILMTSIATVFGAVPLALSHGAGAGARSAIGVVIVAGVSIATAITLFLIPVLYRLLARRAASPNIIGRRLVAEMEAGQPA, translated from the coding sequence ATGATGTTATCCGACCTTTCGGTCCGCCGACCGGTTGTCGCGGCGGTGGGGGCGATTCTGATCGTCATCGTCGGCATCGTCGCCTTCCTCAATCTGTCGGTGCGCGAGTTCCCCGAAATCGATCCCCCGGTCGTTTCTGTCTCCACGACGTATGTAGGTGCCGCCGCGACGGTCGTTGAAAGCCGGGTCACCCAACCGCTCGAAGAGCGCCTCGCCGGCGTCGAAGGGATCGAGACGCTGTCCTCGCGCTCGACCGACGGTCGCTCCGATATCACGATCGAATTCCGTCCCACGCGAGACATCGACGCGGCCGCAAACGACGTGCGTGATCGCGTCTCCGGCGCCCTCGCCGATTTGCCGGATGAAGCGCTGCCGCCCGAGGTGCGCAAGGTCGATGCCGATGCGCAGCCGATCATGTATATCGTCGTACAGGCGCCGTCGTGGGACAAGATCGCGCTATCCGATTATGTCGAGCGCGCGTTGGTCGATCGCTTCTCCACCATCGACGGCGTCGCGCAGGTCCAGTTCACCGGCCAGGCGCGGCCGTCGATGCGCGTATGGCTCGACCTCGGCCGGCTCGCGGCGTTCCGCCTGACGCCACGCGATGTCGAGGATGCACTCCGCCGCCAGAACGTCGAGCTGCCCGCCGGGCGGATCGAATCCTCCGCGCAAAACGTGTCGCTGCGGGTCGATCGCGCATTCGCCAGCCCGGAAACCTTCGGCGGCCTCGTGATCGGGCGCGGCGTCGACGGCTATCTCGTCCGGCTCGGCGACATCGCCAAGGTCGAACGCGGCGCCGAGAACCCCTACAGCGCCTTCCGCTTCCAGCAGCAGACAGCGCTCGGCCTGGGCATCGTGCGTCAGTCCGGCGCCAACACGCTCGAAGTCGCCAACAACGTGAAGGCAGTGATCGCCGCCGCGCGGAAGGATCTGCCGCCAGGCGTTTCGCTGACGATGGGCTCGGACAATTCGCTCTTCATCGATCGCGCGATCAAGGAAGTGTGGCGTACACTCGTCGAAGCCGTAATCCTCGTCGTGATCGTCATCTTCCTCTTCCTCGGCAGCTGGCGCGCGACGATCATTCCCGCGATCACGGTGCCGATCTGCCTGCTCGGTACGTTCGCGGTGTTGTGGGCGTTCGGCTATTCGATCAACCTGCTGACGTTGCTCGCGCTGGTGCTGGCGATCGGCTTGGTGGTCGATGACGCGATCGTGGTGCTGGAGAACATCCATCACCGCATCATGGCCGGCGAGACGCCGCTCGTGGCCGCCTTCCGCGGCACGCGCGAGGTAGGCTTCGCGGTCGTTGCCACCACGGCGGTGGTCTGCGCGGTGTTCGTGCCGGTGATGTTCATCACGGGGCAGACCGGGCTGCTGTTCCGCGAGCTTGCCGTGGCGATGATCGCCTCGATCTCGCTGTCGGGCGTGCTGGCGCTCACGCTCGTGCCGATGCTGTCGTCGAAGCTGCTCAAGCAGGAAGAGAGCGGCAAGTTCACGCAGCGGATCGAGCGCGGTTTCGGCCGGCTCGAGCACGGCTATGGTCGCGCGCTCGGACGCGCGCTCACACATCCGCTTCCCGTGCTCGCAGGCGTCACCACATTCCTCGCCGGCTGCGCGTTTCTTTTCGTGGGGCTTGCCGGCGAACTCGTGCCGCCGGAAGACACGGGCGTCATCGAAGTGCGCGTGAATGCGCCCGAAGGCACCAGCTTCGCCGAACTCGACCGCTACGCCATACAGGTCGAAGCGAAGGTCGCCGAGCTCGCCGCGAAAGAGGCGCCGATCCGTGGCTTCAATTCCCGACTTCCCGTCACCAACGGCCTGTCGGAAGATTTCAACGCCTCGAGCATGACCGTTTTTCTCAAGCCGTGGGAGGAACGCAGCCAGGAATCGCAGGATGTCGCCCGCAAGATCACCGCTAAGCTTCAGGACGTCCCGGGCGTCCGCGGCAACGCCAACGTCCGCTCCTCGCTCGGCCGCGGGCGCGGCCAGCCGGTGGCCTTCGTTATCGCTGGCGCGACCTACGCCGATCTCGCCCGCGCGCGTGATCGCATCCTGGCCGCCTCGCGCGACAATCCCGGCCTCGTCAACCTCGACGCCGACTATGTCGAATCCAAGCCGCAATTGCTGATCGACGTCGATGCGAACCGAGCCGGCGATCTCGGCGTTTCGGTCGACGATGTAAGCCAGGCATTGCAGACCGCCATGGGATCGCGCCGCGTTTCGACCTATGTCGATCGTGGCGAGGAATACCGCGTGATGGTGCAAGCCGGCGCGGCCGATCGCAACGACGAATCGCGGCTCGCCAGCGTCTATGTTCGCGCGCGTTCGGGCGATCTCGTGCCGCTGTCGAACCTCGTAAACGTGCGCGAAGCAGCCGCCGCACGCGAGCTTGGCCGGTTCAACAAGATGCGCGCGATCACGCTGCAGGGTGGCCTGGCACCTGGTTATTCGCTTGGCGAGGCGCTCGCGTTCCTTGAAGATCTCGCGCGCCGATCGCCCGAAGTCCAGGCGATTGGTTATCGTGGCGAGAGCCAGTCGCTCAAGCAGACCGGCAATGCCATCTGGCTGGTGTTCGGCATCACCGTGGTCATCATTTACCTGCTGCTCGCCGCGCAGTTTGAAAGCTTCGTCCACCCCGCGGTGATCATCGCCACGGTGCCGCTGGCGGCCGGCGGCGGCGTGATCGGGCTATGGCTCGCGGGGATGACGCTCAACCTGTTCAGCCAGATCGGCATCGTCATGCTGGTCGGGCTCGCGGCGAAGAACGGCATCCTGATCGTCGAATATGCCAATCAATTGCGCGACGACGGCCAAACGCTCGATGCCGCGATTCGCGAAGCCTCCACTCGCCGCCTGCGCCCGATCTTGATGACGTCGATCGCCACCGTCTTCGGCGCTGTCCCGCTTGCGCTCAGCCACGGCGCCGGCGCGGGTGCGCGCAGCGCGATCGGCGTGGTGATCGTCGCCGGCGTCTCGATCGCCACCGCGATCACGCTGTTCCTGATCCCCGTTCTCTACCGCCTGCTCGCCCGCCGTGCCGCCTCGCCCAACATCATCGGGCGCCGGCTCGTCGCGGAGATGGAGGCGGGTCAGCCCGCCTGA
- the cuyB gene encoding cysteate racemase codes for MSEHTSRIVGVLGGMGPAATIDFMGKVLRYSQAGAASEQDNVRLLVDSNPWLPDRNAAIAGTGPSPAAELAAMARGLVAGGAELLVMPCNAAHAFADAVVAATPVPFLNLIDETVAAVARDYPTARRIGVLAVSGAVQARLYEDALAARGLEPIVPINEERAHFMQAVWAIKAGDLACGGAAVRETAERLIARGAEVIVAGCTEVPLVLGPADLAVPLIDSTDVLAQQAVLTARNNVTSIA; via the coding sequence TTGAGCGAGCATACAAGCCGGATCGTCGGGGTGCTTGGCGGCATGGGGCCGGCGGCGACAATCGATTTCATGGGCAAAGTGCTGCGGTATTCGCAGGCAGGTGCGGCGAGCGAGCAGGACAATGTGCGCCTGCTCGTCGACAGCAATCCGTGGCTCCCCGATCGCAATGCGGCGATTGCGGGGACCGGCCCGTCGCCGGCGGCCGAGCTCGCGGCAATGGCGCGCGGGCTGGTGGCGGGCGGTGCCGAACTGCTGGTGATGCCGTGCAATGCCGCACACGCCTTTGCCGATGCGGTGGTCGCGGCGACGCCGGTGCCGTTCCTGAACCTGATCGACGAGACGGTCGCTGCCGTGGCGCGCGATTATCCGACGGCGCGGCGGATCGGCGTGCTCGCAGTGTCGGGCGCTGTGCAGGCGCGGCTTTACGAGGATGCGCTGGCGGCGCGGGGGCTCGAACCGATCGTGCCGATCAATGAGGAGCGCGCGCATTTCATGCAGGCGGTGTGGGCGATCAAGGCGGGGGATCTCGCCTGCGGTGGCGCTGCCGTGCGCGAGACGGCCGAGCGGTTGATCGCGCGGGGGGCGGAGGTGATCGTGGCCGGCTGCACCGAGGTGCCGCTGGTGCTCGGGCCGGCTGACCTTGCAGTGCCGCTGATTGACTCGACCGACGTGCTGGCGCAGCAGGCCGTCCTCACTGCGCGCAACAATGTTACGTCTATAGCCTGA
- a CDS encoding efflux RND transporter periplasmic adaptor subunit translates to MTARSSRYHSAAALVLLALAGCGEGDKPAQAKAPPLVRAATPTTRHFVDVVEAVGTARANEQVTLSSPVTERIERISFTDGGYVRAGQVIAVLAQAQERAALAGAVAAERQATAQLGRLNALTSRGFVTPATVEQQSALAQRARADADTARAQITDRVVRAPFSGFASQRLISQGTIISAGTPIATISDIARIKLDFSVPETAMASLRIGERVTARSAAYPDVPFVGLVSSIDPVIDPTTRAASIRAILPNPGNRLKPGMLLTVSLVTGERDAPAVPELAVLGDGAERYVYVIDREGVARRTKVTTGARDGGYIELRGITPNARVVTEGVVKIDDGVKVKVEGDKDKPAKSASKPGITRQSGT, encoded by the coding sequence ATGACCGCGCGATCATCTCGATATCACAGCGCTGCCGCGCTCGTTCTGCTGGCGCTTGCCGGCTGCGGCGAGGGTGACAAGCCGGCCCAGGCGAAGGCACCGCCGCTGGTGCGCGCCGCGACCCCGACGACGCGTCACTTCGTCGACGTGGTGGAAGCGGTCGGCACCGCGCGTGCGAACGAGCAGGTCACGCTCTCGTCGCCCGTCACCGAGCGGATCGAGCGGATCAGTTTCACCGACGGCGGCTATGTCCGCGCCGGGCAAGTGATCGCCGTGCTCGCGCAGGCGCAGGAGCGCGCTGCACTGGCAGGTGCGGTTGCGGCCGAACGCCAGGCGACGGCGCAGCTCGGCCGGTTGAACGCGCTCACCTCGCGCGGCTTCGTCACCCCCGCAACGGTGGAACAGCAAAGTGCACTCGCCCAGCGCGCCCGCGCCGATGCCGATACGGCACGCGCGCAAATCACCGATCGCGTTGTCCGTGCGCCATTTTCCGGCTTTGCGTCGCAGCGCCTGATTTCGCAGGGCACGATCATTTCGGCAGGTACACCGATCGCGACGATCAGCGATATCGCGCGCATCAAGCTCGATTTCAGCGTTCCCGAAACCGCGATGGCGAGCCTGCGGATCGGTGAACGCGTCACCGCGCGCTCGGCGGCTTATCCCGATGTCCCGTTCGTCGGGCTGGTCAGTTCGATCGACCCGGTGATCGACCCGACGACGCGCGCGGCGAGCATTCGCGCAATCCTGCCCAATCCGGGCAACCGGCTGAAGCCGGGCATGTTGCTGACCGTCTCGCTCGTGACTGGCGAGCGCGACGCGCCCGCCGTCCCCGAACTCGCCGTGCTCGGCGACGGCGCCGAACGCTACGTCTATGTCATCGATCGGGAGGGCGTGGCGCGCCGCACCAAAGTGACCACGGGCGCGCGCGACGGCGGTTATATCGAGTTGCGCGGGATCACGCCGAATGCCCGCGTCGTCACCGAAGGCGTCGTAAAGATCGACGACGGCGTAAAAGTAAAAGTCGAGGGTGACAAAGACAAACCCGCGAAGTCGGCAAGCAAACCGGGCATCACGCGGCAGTCCGGCACATGA
- a CDS encoding LysR family transcriptional regulator, with the protein MNLRHIEVFHAVYSVGSISGASRLLNVSQPSVSKIVKHAETRLGFPLFTLVRGRLTPTDEAHILFREVDDLHSRIDTFQRAARNMRSTSEGHIRVGVLPSLALAATPMAIARFRRQLPLVTFEVSAIHHDQFREALMSRECDFVIGHAAPPDLEIASVPLGTGRVGVLFCAGMFPLDHDTISLEQLRHHELIGLAPSVAIGDLVGPIVSAATGGAPAIQVRSVFIAAGLARSCAGVAIVDEFTAQAYVDDTLHFRPIAPARTFDLSVRHLASHPLSRLSRSFIALKREMLDTAATEGERHVGCTNAMVAHQH; encoded by the coding sequence ATGAATCTTCGCCATATCGAGGTGTTCCATGCCGTCTATTCGGTCGGCTCGATCAGCGGCGCCTCACGGCTGCTGAACGTAAGTCAGCCGTCGGTGAGCAAGATCGTCAAGCACGCCGAGACGCGGCTTGGCTTTCCGCTGTTCACGTTGGTGCGTGGCCGGCTGACCCCGACCGACGAGGCGCACATCCTGTTTCGCGAGGTCGACGACCTGCACAGCCGGATCGATACGTTCCAGCGCGCGGCACGCAACATGCGGTCTACATCTGAAGGGCATATCCGCGTCGGCGTGCTGCCGTCGCTGGCGTTGGCGGCAACACCGATGGCGATTGCGCGTTTCCGACGTCAGCTTCCGCTGGTCACGTTCGAAGTATCGGCGATTCACCACGACCAGTTCCGCGAAGCGCTGATGTCGCGCGAATGCGATTTCGTGATTGGGCATGCGGCGCCGCCAGATCTGGAAATCGCCTCGGTGCCGCTTGGGACCGGCCGGGTTGGCGTGCTGTTCTGCGCGGGGATGTTCCCGCTCGACCACGACACGATCTCGCTCGAGCAACTGCGCCATCACGAGTTGATCGGATTGGCACCGAGCGTTGCGATCGGTGATCTGGTTGGGCCGATCGTGTCTGCGGCGACCGGTGGTGCGCCCGCGATCCAGGTGAGATCGGTGTTCATCGCGGCTGGCTTGGCACGGAGTTGCGCAGGTGTGGCGATCGTCGATGAGTTCACCGCGCAGGCGTATGTCGATGATACGCTGCACTTTCGCCCAATTGCGCCAGCGAGGACGTTCGACCTGTCGGTACGCCACCTTGCGTCGCATCCCTTGTCTCGGCTTTCGCGCAGTTTCATCGCCTTGAAGCGCGAGATGCTCGACACAGCTGCGACCGAGGGGGAGCGGCACGTGGGTTGCACAAATGCTATGGTTGCCCACCAACACTGA
- a CDS encoding M20/M25/M40 family metallo-hydrolase, protein MKTSMMLALLAAAATPAVASAQSRDAAAKALLASPKFATAKASLAADHERIVADVIKLTEIEAPPFKETARGAAFLEMLRAEGMSDLTTDAEGNVYGTRKGTGGGPLIVVTAHLDTVFPAGTNVKVRREGNMLYAPGIGDDTCSLPVLLAFIRAMKAANYTTKADIIFMGNVGEEGPGDLRGTRYLFTKSPLKDKINYFISFEPGRAGEITDAGIGSKRYKVTFTGPGGHSNGDFGIVNPAYAMANAMVAFGQMKVPTQPRTVYNVGLLEGGTSVNSIPFSTAMTIDMRSPGKAELDAEEQAFLALLPPAVAAENAARSTAKGKIAFDAKKVGDRPVGSTAHTVDIMQIATAVTKASGFTPTYGPGSSDSNIPMSLGIPAVTLGSGFESQRAHSLEESMIVDKDKDVASMAVGLATVLMLAGAK, encoded by the coding sequence ATGAAGACATCGATGATGCTGGCATTGTTGGCCGCGGCGGCGACGCCCGCGGTGGCGAGTGCGCAATCGCGCGACGCGGCGGCCAAGGCGCTGCTCGCGAGCCCCAAGTTCGCCACCGCCAAGGCGTCGCTCGCGGCGGATCACGAGCGCATCGTCGCCGACGTGATCAAGCTGACCGAGATCGAGGCGCCGCCGTTTAAGGAAACCGCGCGCGGCGCTGCCTTCCTCGAGATGCTGCGCGCCGAGGGGATGAGCGATCTGACCACCGACGCCGAGGGCAATGTCTATGGCACGCGTAAGGGGACGGGTGGCGGACCGCTGATCGTCGTCACCGCGCATCTCGATACGGTATTCCCGGCCGGCACCAACGTGAAGGTCCGGCGCGAAGGCAACATGCTCTACGCGCCGGGGATCGGCGACGACACGTGCAGCCTGCCGGTATTGCTGGCCTTCATCCGCGCGATGAAGGCGGCAAACTATACCACCAAAGCCGACATCATCTTCATGGGCAATGTGGGCGAGGAAGGACCGGGCGATCTCCGCGGCACTCGCTATCTGTTCACGAAAAGCCCGCTGAAGGACAAGATCAACTATTTCATCTCGTTCGAGCCGGGGCGGGCGGGCGAGATTACCGACGCGGGGATTGGATCGAAGCGTTACAAGGTGACGTTCACCGGGCCGGGCGGGCATTCGAATGGCGATTTCGGGATCGTCAATCCGGCCTATGCGATGGCCAATGCGATGGTCGCGTTCGGCCAGATGAAGGTGCCGACGCAGCCGCGTACCGTCTATAATGTCGGGCTGCTCGAAGGCGGAACCTCGGTCAATTCGATCCCGTTCTCGACCGCGATGACGATCGACATGCGCTCGCCGGGTAAGGCCGAGCTCGACGCGGAGGAACAGGCATTCCTCGCGCTGCTGCCGCCAGCGGTCGCCGCGGAAAATGCCGCGCGCTCGACCGCGAAGGGCAAGATCGCGTTCGATGCCAAGAAGGTCGGCGACCGGCCGGTCGGCTCGACCGCGCACACCGTCGATATCATGCAGATCGCGACGGCGGTGACCAAGGCGAGCGGCTTCACGCCGACCTATGGGCCGGGATCGAGCGATTCGAACATTCCGATGAGCCTCGGCATTCCGGCGGTGACGCTGGGATCGGGTTTCGAGAGCCAGCGAGCGCACTCGCTCGAGGAATCGATGATCGTCGACAAGGACAAGGACGTGGCCAGCATGGCGGTGGGTCTCGCCACCGTCCTGATGCTTGCCGGCGCGAAATAA